The following DNA comes from Flavisolibacter ginsenosidimutans.
AATCTTCAACCCGGTCAATGGCTTGTAGGCCGCGGCTGGGACCAAAACGATTGGGCGGTAAAAGAATTTCCGTCGAAAGAAAAACTCGACGCACTTTTTCCAAACAATCCCGTGATGCTGACACGTGTTGACGGCCACGCGGCCATTGCCAATCAACAAGCGTTAAAGCTAGCTGGTGTTACCGCTTCAACGCATTTAAACGGCGGACAGGTAGAAGTGAAGAACAACAAGCTTACCGGCATCTTGGTTGACAACGCCGTTGGTTTGGTAGGTTCAAAAATTCCGTCGCCTTCGGTTTCTCAAGTAAGCAGTGCCTTGATGGACGCACAACGGGCTTGTTTTGCCGTTGGCCTCACGTCGTTGAGCGATTGCGGCGTAAGCCATCAAGTGGCAACGTTGTTCGATAGCCTGCAGAAAAAAGGTTTGCTGAAAATGCGCATCTACGCAATGTTGAGCGATGCGACGGAAAATTATAATTGGGCAAGAGTACACGGTAAAATAAAAACAGCATCGCTCAACGTTTCTTCGTTTAAAGTTTATGCCGACGGTGCTTTGGGTTCACGCGGCGCCTGCCTTCTTCAACCTTACACGGACAAACCTGACTGGACGGGATTTCTTCTCAGTTCACAGCAACATTTTGATTCCGTCGCCGCCGTCATTTACAAAATGAACTGGCAGATGAATACACACGCAATCGGCGATTCGGGCAATCGCACAATGCTAAAAATCTACAGCAAATATTTAAAGGGAAAGAATGACCGGCGGTGGCGAATCGAACACGCACAAGTCATCAACCGCGAAGACTTTTCGTTGTTTGGAAAATACAGCATTGTTCCTTCGGTACAGCCCACACACGCAACTTCGGACATGTATTGGGCCGGCAACCGCTTGGGAGCGCAGCGCCTCAAAGGCGCTTATGCTTACAGAGATTTGTTGAAAGAAAACGGTTGGATTCCGCTGGGGACCGATTTTCCGGTAGAAGATATTTCGCCGTTTAA
Coding sequences within:
- a CDS encoding amidohydrolase is translated as MKNYFLFAATGLLSIASFAQKKTVDLLLYNATIYTVDKNFSVASAMAVKDGKILETGDSKKLLSQYDAKEKLDAKGAAVYPGFIDAHSHFLGYGLGLQTANLVGTESWEEILNRLLDFEKKKNLQPGQWLVGRGWDQNDWAVKEFPSKEKLDALFPNNPVMLTRVDGHAAIANQQALKLAGVTASTHLNGGQVEVKNNKLTGILVDNAVGLVGSKIPSPSVSQVSSALMDAQRACFAVGLTSLSDCGVSHQVATLFDSLQKKGLLKMRIYAMLSDATENYNWARVHGKIKTASLNVSSFKVYADGALGSRGACLLQPYTDKPDWTGFLLSSQQHFDSVAAVIYKMNWQMNTHAIGDSGNRTMLKIYSKYLKGKNDRRWRIEHAQVINREDFSLFGKYSIVPSVQPTHATSDMYWAGNRLGAQRLKGAYAYRDLLKENGWIPLGTDFPVEDISPFKTFYAAVFRMDAKGFPAGGFQMENALRREDAICGMTIWAAKAAFEEGEKGSLEKGKFADFVLLDQDLMKASPKAIIDAKVLATYISGVKVYGK